The Dasypus novemcinctus isolate mDasNov1 chromosome 12, mDasNov1.1.hap2, whole genome shotgun sequence genome includes a window with the following:
- the LOC139440081 gene encoding nuclear pore-associated protein 1-like — MGNFLSRLQSQPCSCCSGPGSHPPVYPLHSSPGAHPDGPAAPAPLPGPAHRLSSPDAMKLRSGIYIAPKRRYPIRNPHCSSLGVLPSVLGRESLKPVLSSRNSKMFGYSSGVVRIPRPGRKLSLLDLAPEQVIPRRLEPSRHLPPLHLKESGPRAPEEGREERAEEKEEEDCRDTRGQDGQRRDLHTRGSVRAPSRPLEPEEVVTSFQGGPGPLNKHLHCRDGQGESWCQEAQVSVSSFVSGWAILGLDRPAGSILPPGRGGPGAAGFPGASSSCSLPSERPPQAVLEGSHGRSSPGSQPGEETQEEHHPAEPSRSAPLLTPASVRPCKRKRRRPLPLPLLLPLSWGGGERPPPLKFPWRAAAGDSCWQEKVEQKQGHGIAEEGGREASAESSVPAPASSPSLPSGETTDALCQAPVTGPIPATTATAATALADLPARPPIPSAPVPSASRPPTAATAPHPLEAATPSHSLRAATSVSDLPTPANALTLSFQHTTPAKQSPAPMCIVSPPLFSQTPSTFSSTHIPVLTSQPLVAPLVTPTIPASTFAHGISQPASVPSESDMDTTPPSHAVIFLHPPSPVVPSLRFEHAHCNIKQTPLANAPDSTNLPVPINTTSTPVFILPLGPAATPQPTFGGLGGQQLGATFPTAPVSAGLPISPVAADTPAGSPSACSEPRPTSDPEDMDTTPPPQAAYL, encoded by the exons ATGGGCAATTTCCTGAGCCGACTTCAGTCGCAGCCCTGCAGCTGCTGCTCAGGGCCCGGCAGTCACCCGCCTGTTTATCCCCTCCACAGTTCTCCTGGGGCTCATCCAGATGGCCCTGCTGCCCCAGCACCCCTCCCTGGACCTGCCCACAGGTTGTCCAGCCCGGATGCCATGAAGTTACGTTCTGGGATTTACATCGCCCCTAAGAGGAGATATCCCATCCGGAACCCTCACTGCTCCTCTCTGGGGGTCCTGCCGTCGGTGTTGGGGAGGGAGAGTCTGAAGCCAGTGCTGTCATCGCGCAACTCCAAGATGTTTGGCTACTCTTCTGGGGTGGTGAGGATCCCTCGTCCAGGGCGCAAACTGTCCCTTCTGGATTTGGCCCCTGAGCAGGTCATCCCTAGGAGGCTGGAgccatccagacacctcccaccccttCACCTGAAGGAAAGTGGACCGAGGGCCCCAGAAGAGGGCAGAGAAGAGCGagcagaggaaaaggaggaggaggattgCAGAGATACCAGAGGGCAGGATGGGCAGAGGAGGGATCTCCACACCAGAGGAAGTGTCCGGGCCCCATCCAGGCCCCTGGAGCCCGAGGAGGTGGTCACGTCCTTCCAGGGTGGTCCTGGACCTCTGAACAAGCATCTCCATTGTAGGGACGGACAAGGAGAGAGCTGGTGTCAGGAGGCCCAGGTGTCTGTGAGCTCCTTTGTCAGCGGCTGGGCCATCCTGGGCTTGGACAGGCCTGCAGGAAGCATCCTGCCTCCTGGAAGGGGCGGTCCAGGGGCAGCAGGGTTCCCTGGTGCATCCTCCTCCTGCTCGCTGCCGTCAGAGAGACCACCACAGGCGGTGCTGGAGGGGAGCCACGGCCGCAGCTCTCCAGGCTCACAGCCAGGGGAGGAGACGCAGGAAGAGCACCATCCAGCTGAGCCGTCAAGGAGCGCTCCTCTCCTCACACCAGCCAGCGTCAGGCCCTGTAAACGGAAAAGACGGAGGCCACTACCATtgccactgctgctgccactgtcGTGGGGTGGAGGTGAGCGGCCCCCACCCCTGAAGTTTCCTTGGAGAGCCGCAGCTGGAGACTCATGCTGGCAAGAGAAGGTTGAGCAAAAACAGGGCCATGGCATCGCCGAGGAAGGTGGAAGAGAGGCTTCTGCAGAGAGCAGTGTCCCTGCACCTGCCAGTTCTCCCTCTCTGCCTTCGGGGGAGACTACAGATGCCTTGTGCCAAGCCCCAGTCACTGGGCCAATCCCGGCTACCACCGCCACAGCGGCCACTGCCTTGGCTGACCTGCCTGCCAGGCCACCAATCCCCTCTGCCCCTGTACCTTCGGCCTCTCGTCCGCCCACGGCTGCCACAGCACCTCATCCTCTCGAGGCTGCCACACCTTCACATTCGCTCAGGGCTGCAACATCTGTTTCTGACCTCCCCACTCCTGCTAATGCTTTAACCCTCTCCTTCCAGCACACCACTCCTGCAAAGCAATCACCTGCACCCATGTGCATAGTTTCTCCTCCTCTGTTCTCACAAACCCCTTCCACCTTCTCTTCCACCCATATCCCTGTCCTCACCAGCCAGCCCCTAGTGGCTCCCCTGGTCACACCCACCATCCCAGCCAGCACATTTGCACACGGGATTTCCCAGCCTGCTTCGGTCCCCAGTGAAAGTGACATGGACACCACTCCCCCTTCCCACGCTGTTATTTTCTTGCATCCTCCCAGCCCTGTTGTGCCTTCCCTCCGTTTTGAACATGCTCACTGTAATATAAAACAAACACCTCTTGCAAATGCCCCAGATTCCACCAACCTGCCTGTACCAATAAACACTACATCCACCCCAGTTTTCATCCTCCCCTTGGGTCCAGCAGCCACCCCTCAGCCCACATTTGGGGGCCTTGGTGGGCAGCAGCTGGGAGCCACTTTTCCCACTGCTCCTGTCTCTGCTGGCCTGCCCATCTCTCCTGTGGCCGCCGACACCCCAGCAGGCAGCCCCTCTGCATGCTCAGAGCCCAGGCCTACCTCTGATCCTGAGGACATGGACACCACGCCTCCTCCCCAGGCT GCCTACCTCTGA
- the LOC131280731 gene encoding nuclear pore-associated protein 1-like — MDTTPPPQAVGSLQAAPVSAGLPISPVATNTPAGNPSACSATRLTSDPEDMDTTPPPQAVGSLQAAPVSAGLPICPVAAYTPAGSPSACSATRLTSDPEDMDTTPPPQAVGSLQAAPVSAGLPISLVAADTPAGSPSACSATRLTSDPEDMDTTPPTQAVGSLQAAPVSTGLPISPVAADTPADSLSACSAVRLTSDAEDMDTTPPPQAVGSLQTAPVSRKNVFPFYAACPGTDNTPCNGSIASNQVSTGLPAPLVHGPPPTHNLPFYPGTTPQPTFGVPNGQQPGANSFNPYFQLGKSPSSAQAAGFSSPTAQPPSGGVPSPAFVGLTSPGSRFGIPVSTLMGSSSCAVSASAPGHSSTSGALTFGAGPSGSSSTTSAPQGPTGQSILSAGGTSVMPVVQDTSASTSIQGTRSLPHKKTAQRTQSPPPLKRKSAPQKRRAANLLVKGL; from the exons ATGGACACCACACCACCTCCCCAGGCTGTGGGCTCTCTCCAGGCTGCTCCTGTCTCTGCTGGCCTGCCCATCTCTCCTGTGGCCACCAACACCCCAGCAGGCAACCCCTCTGCATGCTCAGCAACCAGGCTTACCTCTGATCCTGAGGATATGGACACCACGCCTCCTCCCCAGGCTGTGGGCTCTCTCCAGGCTGCTCCTGTCTCCGCTGGCCTGCCCATCTGTCCTGTGGCTGCCTACACCCCAGCAGGCAGCCCCTCTGCATGCTCAGCAACCAGGCTTACCTCTGATCCTGAGGATATGGACACCACGCCTCCTCCCCAGGCTGTGGGCTCTCTCCAGGCTGCTCCTGTCTCTGCTGGCCTGCCCATCTCTCTTGTGGCTGCTGACACCCCAGCAGGCAGCCCCTCTGCATGCTCAGCAACCAGGCTTACCTCTGATCCTGAGGATATGGACACCACGCCTCCTACCCAGGCTGTGGGCTCTCTCCAGGCTGCTCCTGTCTCCACTGGCCTGCCCATCTCTCCTGTGGCTGCCGACACCCCAGCAGACAGCCTCTCTGCATGCTCAGCAGTCAGGCTTACCTCTGATGCTGAGGATATGGACACCACACCTCCTCCCCAGGCTGTAGGCTCTCTCCAGACTGCTCCTGTCTCCAGGAAGAATGTCTTCCCCTTTTATGCGGCATGTCCTGGTACTGACAACACACCATGCAATGGCAGCATTGCCTCAAACCAAGTCTCCACTGGCTTGCCTGCACCGTTGGTCCATGGCCCACCTCCAACACACAATCTTCCCTTTTACCCAGGAACCACACCTCAGCCCACATTTGGGGTCCCCAACGGGCAGCAGCCGGGAGCCAACAGCTTTAACCCCTACTTCCAGTTGGGAAAGTCGCCATCCTCAGCACAAGCTGCAGGCTTCAGTTCTCCCACAGCCCAGCCACCCAGTGGTGGCGTTCCATCACCAGCATTTGTGGGATTGACATCGCCAGGTTCCAGATTTGGCATCCCAGTCAGCACCCTGATGGGAAGTAGTAGCTGTGCGGTCAGCGCGTCTGCCCCGGGACACAGTTCCACTTCTGGAGCTCTCACCTTTGGAGCAGGACCAAGTGGAAGCTCCAGCACCACTTCTGCTCCACAGGGCCCGACTGGCCAGAGCATACTTTCTGCAGGAGGAACCAGTGTCATGCCTGTAGTTCAAGACACCTCTGCTTCCACCTCCATACAGGGCACTCGGAGTCTACCTCACAAGAAAACAG CACAAAGGACCCAGTCTCCACCACcactaaagagaaaaagtgccCCCCAGAAACGGCGTGCAGCCAATCTCCTCGTCAAGGGTCTTTGA